In the genome of Microbacterium endophyticum, one region contains:
- a CDS encoding adenine phosphoribosyltransferase has protein sequence MPRNTSEALARAESLIVSIPDYPKPGIVFRDIAPLLADADALRATVDGLLEPFEGTFDVVAGIEARGFLLAGAAAIAAGVGLIPIRKAGKLPRPAASVSYTLEYADAAIEMHDDIAPGTRVLLLDDVLATGGTIAAAHTLVAEVGGVVTGTAVLLELDGLGGRSAVGDDNLHSLFHV, from the coding sequence ATGCCCCGCAATACTTCTGAGGCTTTGGCGCGCGCCGAATCTCTCATCGTTTCTATCCCCGACTATCCGAAGCCGGGGATCGTCTTTCGCGACATCGCTCCGTTGCTGGCGGATGCCGATGCTCTTCGCGCGACGGTCGATGGTCTTCTCGAGCCGTTCGAGGGGACTTTCGATGTCGTCGCGGGAATCGAAGCACGCGGTTTTCTTCTCGCCGGTGCTGCGGCGATTGCTGCGGGCGTAGGACTCATTCCGATCCGCAAAGCCGGCAAGCTCCCGCGACCGGCGGCGTCCGTGTCGTACACCCTTGAGTACGCGGACGCGGCAATCGAAATGCACGACGACATCGCACCCGGCACGCGCGTCTTACTGCTCGATGACGTGCTCGCAACGGGGGGCACGATCGCGGCCGCCCACACGTTGGTGGCCGAAGTCGGTGGGGTCGTCACCGGCACCGCGGTGTTGCTCGAACTCGATGGCCTCGGCGGACGATCAGCTGTGGGTGACGACAACCTGCACTCGTTGTTTCACGTGTAA
- the uraH gene encoding hydroxyisourate hydrolase, with translation MTTHLTTHILDASTGVPATGVGVVLADVTGGVVAEGNTDSDGRLALGPEILARGDYALTFATGAYFSSQGVETFYPSATVTFTVTDERHYHVPLLLSPFAYSTYRGS, from the coding sequence ATGACCACTCACCTCACGACTCACATCCTCGATGCGAGCACCGGCGTGCCAGCTACCGGCGTCGGGGTTGTTCTCGCCGATGTCACGGGAGGCGTTGTCGCCGAGGGCAATACCGACTCCGACGGAAGACTCGCACTCGGGCCAGAAATACTCGCACGCGGCGACTACGCACTGACGTTCGCGACGGGTGCCTACTTTTCCAGCCAGGGCGTCGAGACGTTTTACCCGTCGGCCACTGTCACCTTCACTGTGACCGACGAGCGCCACTATCACGTGCCGCTGCTACTGAGCCCGTTCGCGTACTCGACGTATCGCGGCAGTTAA